A genomic window from Aurantimicrobium photophilum includes:
- a CDS encoding VIT1/CCC1 transporter family protein has translation MPESVHAQGFEPHDAASNSKLNWLRAGVLGANDGIVSIAALMVGVAAATTDPAALLLTGVAGLSAGAISMALGEYVSVSSQRDSEKAWINKERRELEEFPEEELEELVALYEAQGLKPATARQVAVEMTEVDALKTHLDIELGINQEELTNPLHAAISSAIAFFAGAILPLLAVLLVPGDAKIPATVAASLIALALTGGVGAYIGGAPVPRAILRVTIGGAAALAVTYFIGSLLGSGTAI, from the coding sequence ATGCCTGAATCAGTCCACGCACAAGGTTTTGAACCCCACGACGCCGCTTCCAACAGCAAGCTGAACTGGCTTCGTGCCGGTGTTCTTGGCGCCAATGACGGCATTGTCTCGATTGCGGCCCTGATGGTCGGTGTTGCGGCCGCAACAACAGACCCTGCAGCTCTGCTACTGACTGGTGTTGCCGGTCTATCCGCTGGAGCCATCTCGATGGCACTGGGTGAATATGTTTCTGTTTCCAGCCAGCGTGACTCAGAGAAGGCCTGGATCAATAAGGAACGTCGCGAACTCGAAGAATTCCCTGAGGAAGAACTCGAAGAACTCGTTGCTCTCTACGAAGCCCAGGGGCTCAAGCCTGCAACAGCACGTCAGGTTGCGGTGGAAATGACCGAGGTGGACGCCCTCAAAACCCACCTCGACATTGAACTTGGCATTAATCAGGAAGAACTGACCAACCCGCTTCATGCAGCAATCTCGTCAGCGATTGCGTTCTTCGCCGGTGCAATCTTGCCTCTATTAGCGGTGCTACTGGTTCCCGGAGACGCAAAGATTCCCGCAACCGTTGCGGCATCGCTGATTGCCCTGGCCCTCACCGGTGGTGTTGGTGCCTACATCGGTGGAGCACCTGTCCCCCGCGCGATCCTGCGCGTCACCATTGGTGGCGCAGCAGCACTGGCTGTGACCTACTTCATTGGTTCACTGCTGGGCAGCGGAACAGCTATCTAG
- a CDS encoding ATP-dependent helicase — translation MSELSSADPLLDGLNPQQLEAVQYRGPALLIVAGAGSGKTSVLTRRIASLIRNREAWPSQILAITFTNKAAAEMRERAEKMLGIATEGMWISTFHSSCVRILRREAENFGFTKAFTIYDSHDSRTLIKRLIKEYEADTYGLSVSGVAGKISRLKNELSDVDSYSRNANLNDPTEVKFLEVFRGYTRALQAANAFDFDDLIAQTVFLFRAFPHVADHYRKQFRHVLVDEYQDTNHAQYALIHELTRETADGMPGGSLTVVGDSDQSIYAFRGADMRNIAEFERDFKGAHVVMLEQNYRSTQTILSAANAVISNNFDRKDKKLWSDVGDGDLIVGFTGYSAHDEAQFVVDEISTLHSAGVGYNEMAVFYRTNSQTRALEEIFIRSAVPYRILGGTKFYERAEIKDILGYLVTIANPADSLAVRRILNVPKRGIGPATETGLQNYADTNQITLREALRSADSLGLGPKVSGAIAKLSGLIDEATALAESGPVADVLTRILEETGYVDLLRATRDPQDEARAENVEELLAVTKEFDKNNPGGTLIDFLTEVSLVAAADELDDASGTVSLMTLHTAKGLEYNAVFITGVEEELLPHRMSAGEPGGPAEERRLFYVGITRARKRLFLSLAMSRAQFGQTNVAMPSRYLQEIPSELIEWRQSPGSVNGRDGYQSRALNARGSRYDGGFGSSELGGWGSTEGGWNSLEASPKPKTEWANRVTNKIRDNGDLELVAGDRISHADFGEGTVNQVTGEGAKRVAHVKFDSAGAKKLLIKIAPIEKL, via the coding sequence ATGAGTGAGCTTTCTTCCGCCGATCCTTTACTGGATGGCCTGAACCCCCAACAGCTTGAAGCTGTGCAATACCGGGGTCCGGCATTGCTCATTGTTGCTGGTGCTGGCTCGGGTAAAACGAGCGTGCTCACCCGCCGCATTGCTTCTCTCATTCGTAATAGAGAAGCTTGGCCCAGCCAGATTTTGGCCATCACCTTCACCAACAAAGCTGCAGCTGAAATGCGCGAACGCGCAGAGAAGATGCTGGGCATTGCCACTGAGGGTATGTGGATCTCCACCTTCCACTCATCCTGCGTGCGCATTCTCCGCCGTGAGGCAGAGAACTTTGGTTTCACCAAAGCGTTCACTATCTATGACTCGCATGACTCTCGCACTCTGATCAAGCGCCTGATTAAGGAATACGAAGCCGACACTTATGGGCTGTCAGTCTCTGGAGTTGCCGGCAAGATTTCCCGACTGAAGAACGAACTCTCGGACGTGGACAGCTATTCCCGCAATGCAAACCTCAATGACCCTACTGAGGTGAAGTTCCTTGAGGTGTTCCGCGGGTACACCCGTGCACTCCAGGCTGCCAACGCATTCGACTTTGACGACCTCATTGCTCAGACCGTGTTCTTATTCCGTGCTTTCCCGCACGTCGCAGACCACTACCGTAAGCAGTTCCGTCATGTCTTGGTCGATGAGTACCAGGACACGAACCACGCTCAGTATGCGCTCATCCATGAACTCACCAGGGAAACCGCTGACGGCATGCCCGGCGGATCACTAACCGTGGTCGGTGACTCCGACCAGTCCATCTACGCCTTCCGCGGCGCAGACATGCGTAACATTGCCGAGTTCGAGCGCGACTTCAAAGGTGCTCACGTGGTGATGCTGGAGCAGAACTACCGCTCCACCCAGACAATTCTTTCTGCTGCTAACGCGGTGATCTCCAACAACTTTGACCGTAAGGACAAGAAGCTCTGGAGTGATGTGGGAGACGGTGACCTCATTGTGGGGTTCACCGGGTACTCCGCACACGATGAAGCCCAGTTCGTGGTCGACGAGATCAGCACCCTGCATTCTGCCGGCGTGGGTTACAACGAGATGGCCGTGTTCTATCGCACCAACTCACAGACCCGTGCCTTGGAAGAAATCTTCATTCGCTCCGCCGTGCCGTATCGAATCTTGGGTGGCACGAAGTTCTATGAGCGCGCTGAAATCAAAGACATCCTGGGATACCTCGTCACCATTGCCAACCCTGCAGATTCGTTGGCAGTGCGCAGAATTCTCAATGTTCCTAAGCGCGGTATTGGACCTGCCACCGAGACCGGCTTGCAGAATTATGCCGACACTAACCAGATAACGCTGCGCGAAGCGCTGCGCTCTGCTGACTCGTTAGGACTGGGTCCCAAGGTATCCGGGGCGATCGCCAAGCTGTCAGGCCTCATTGACGAGGCCACAGCATTGGCGGAGTCGGGCCCTGTTGCTGATGTGCTCACCCGCATCTTGGAAGAGACCGGGTATGTGGATCTGCTCCGCGCTACCCGCGATCCTCAAGACGAAGCTCGTGCTGAGAACGTGGAAGAACTTTTGGCAGTGACCAAGGAGTTCGATAAGAACAACCCCGGTGGCACGCTCATCGACTTCCTGACCGAGGTCTCTCTCGTTGCAGCTGCTGACGAACTCGATGACGCAAGTGGAACAGTTTCTCTGATGACCCTCCACACCGCGAAGGGCCTGGAATACAACGCCGTGTTTATTACGGGCGTGGAGGAAGAACTTCTTCCTCACCGCATGTCTGCCGGCGAACCCGGTGGCCCAGCCGAAGAACGACGCTTGTTTTATGTGGGCATTACCCGTGCACGCAAGCGCCTGTTCCTCTCTCTTGCCATGAGTCGTGCTCAGTTTGGTCAAACAAACGTGGCGATGCCTTCGCGCTATCTTCAGGAGATTCCTTCGGAACTCATTGAATGGCGCCAGTCACCTGGTTCGGTCAATGGTCGGGATGGATATCAGTCCCGCGCGCTCAACGCACGTGGCTCTCGCTATGACGGTGGCTTCGGCTCGAGTGAACTCGGCGGTTGGGGTTCCACCGAGGGCGGATGGAACTCTCTCGAGGCGTCACCGAAACCCAAAACAGAATGGGCTAACCGTGTCACGAACAAGATTCGTGACAACGGCGACCTGGAGCTGGTTGCCGGTGATCGTATTTCTCACGCCGACTTTGGTGAGGGAACCGTGAATCAGGTGACGGGCGAAGGCGCCAAGCGCGTTGCCCACGTGAAGTTTGACTCAGCAGGAGCGAAGAAACTCCTGATCAAGATCGCTCCGATTGAGAAACTCTAG
- a CDS encoding glycerophosphodiester phosphodiesterase family protein → MTARPLVIAHRGASGYHPEHTRPAYLTAISQGANAIEPDLVFSKDGVLVIRHENEISGTTDVASRPEFSDRLTTKVVDGEELTGWFTEDFTWAELSTLLCKERLPELRPGNAKQDGQYPILRFIDLLEIADQAGPDFTLVVEIKHPTYFAGLGLSFEAALTQDLFLAGWRTDDFRLIMESFEKSIIVRLRELQIGAQHFYIMDREHVAFDELVWAVSEGVPPISNADELSGPGLEAFSGRLDGLALASSLLFDGSALELSHGRAIVEQAHQLGLKIFIWTLRPENEFLPETFRTSADPLEHGQWQKFYEKLWELGIDGAFADHPDLAVRTRP, encoded by the coding sequence ATGACAGCCCGCCCCCTGGTAATTGCCCATCGTGGGGCCAGCGGCTATCACCCAGAACATACTCGTCCTGCTTATCTCACGGCCATCAGTCAAGGGGCGAACGCCATTGAACCTGACTTGGTGTTCTCCAAAGATGGCGTTCTCGTTATTCGCCATGAGAACGAGATTTCCGGAACTACTGATGTGGCAAGCCGGCCAGAGTTCTCTGACCGTCTGACCACCAAGGTGGTCGACGGTGAAGAACTCACCGGCTGGTTCACCGAAGACTTCACCTGGGCAGAACTCTCTACATTGTTATGTAAGGAACGTTTGCCGGAGCTACGTCCCGGCAACGCGAAACAAGATGGGCAGTACCCCATCTTGCGGTTTATTGATTTGCTCGAGATCGCAGACCAAGCAGGGCCTGATTTCACCCTGGTGGTGGAGATCAAGCACCCCACCTACTTTGCCGGTTTGGGTTTGAGCTTCGAAGCTGCGTTGACGCAGGATTTGTTCCTGGCTGGCTGGCGCACAGATGACTTCCGTTTGATCATGGAGAGCTTTGAGAAGAGCATCATTGTGCGCCTGCGCGAGTTGCAGATTGGTGCCCAGCATTTCTACATCATGGACCGCGAGCATGTGGCTTTCGATGAACTGGTGTGGGCGGTCTCTGAAGGTGTTCCCCCCATTAGTAATGCGGATGAACTTTCTGGTCCTGGCTTAGAAGCCTTTTCCGGTCGGCTTGATGGCCTGGCTTTAGCCTCTTCCCTGCTCTTTGATGGCAGTGCCTTGGAGCTCAGCCACGGCCGGGCCATTGTCGAGCAGGCACATCAGCTGGGGCTCAAGATCTTTATCTGGACGCTGCGACCAGAGAACGAGTTTCTGCCTGAGACATTTCGAACTTCTGCTGACCCGCTTGAGCATGGCCAGTGGCAGAAGTTTTACGAGAAGCTGTGGGAGTTGGGTATAGACGGCGCCTTTGCCGACCACCCCGACTTGGCTGTCCGTACTCGCCCGTAG
- a CDS encoding Bax inhibitor-1/YccA family membrane protein, with product MAVNNPAFTGQKAFSPNATAAELQALYDAPSANRAPERAMTYEDTVAKSFISFVVLLVGAAAGWIITSMNPALGSGMIMVAGIGAFVLAMVNIFKKEPVPALILAYAALEGVLLGGISLVFDAQWSGIVAQAVIATIVVVGVTLALFANGKIRASARATKIFFIAIIAYLVFSVVSLLMSAFGATSGTFGLNSVEIFGIPLGLIIGPLVILLAAYSLVLDFDMVQRGVQNKAPAKFAWTGAFSIMVTVVWLYMQILQFLAIARD from the coding sequence ATGGCTGTTAACAACCCCGCCTTCACTGGCCAAAAGGCTTTCTCGCCTAACGCGACTGCTGCTGAGCTCCAAGCGCTCTATGACGCACCGTCGGCCAACCGCGCACCCGAACGCGCCATGACCTACGAAGACACAGTTGCTAAGTCCTTCATCTCTTTCGTCGTACTCCTCGTCGGCGCAGCCGCCGGATGGATCATCACCAGCATGAACCCTGCCCTGGGCTCAGGCATGATTATGGTCGCCGGTATTGGTGCCTTCGTCCTGGCCATGGTCAACATTTTCAAGAAAGAGCCAGTACCCGCACTGATTCTTGCTTATGCCGCGCTTGAGGGTGTTCTCCTCGGCGGTATCTCACTGGTCTTTGACGCCCAGTGGAGTGGCATTGTTGCCCAGGCTGTTATTGCCACCATCGTGGTGGTCGGTGTGACCTTGGCTTTGTTTGCCAACGGCAAGATCCGCGCATCAGCACGTGCGACCAAGATTTTCTTCATCGCCATCATTGCGTACCTGGTCTTCTCGGTTGTAAGCCTGCTGATGTCTGCCTTCGGTGCCACCAGCGGAACCTTCGGTCTCAACTCTGTTGAGATCTTCGGTATCCCACTGGGTCTGATCATTGGCCCTCTGGTGATCTTGCTGGCTGCATACTCACTCGTACTGGACTTCGACATGGTTCAGCGCGGTGTGCAGAACAAGGCTCCCGCCAAGTTCGCTTGGACCGGTGCGTTCAGCATCATGGTCACTGTGGTCTGGCTCTACATGCAGATTCTGCAGTTCCTGGCGATTGCCCGCGACTAA
- a CDS encoding pyridoxamine 5'-phosphate oxidase family protein, which yields MSEYPIDHLDDEGSWEIIQANQIGRIASAREGAPDIYPVSYVVHNWKIYFRTGAESRLRKETDGRLVAFESGWQMMKHFSSTVALGVVRTLTSEDAAKVLDRLPIVDFAPDLDYVWMELDPTEVRGRRLNVLDPQR from the coding sequence ATGAGCGAATACCCCATTGATCACCTCGACGATGAAGGATCGTGGGAGATTATCCAGGCCAACCAAATTGGCCGTATTGCGAGTGCCCGCGAAGGAGCACCCGATATCTATCCCGTCTCGTATGTTGTTCACAACTGGAAGATCTACTTCCGCACCGGCGCTGAGTCTCGCTTACGCAAAGAGACAGATGGCAGGCTGGTTGCTTTTGAATCTGGTTGGCAGATGATGAAGCACTTCTCCAGCACCGTTGCCCTGGGTGTTGTGCGGACACTCACCAGTGAAGATGCTGCCAAGGTACTAGACCGGCTCCCCATTGTCGACTTCGCTCCTGATCTCGACTACGTCTGGATGGAGCTCGACCCCACCGAGGTTCGCGGACGTCGCCTCAATGTGCTGGATCCTCAGCGCTAA
- a CDS encoding DoxX family protein: protein MAIVLSILDLLLAILFVYAGSTKAFQPVERLEPKMAWVKDYSPRTVKLVGWAELLGGVGLILPGLVGLGILQLTAAICLAVLMVAAAVWHFRNNDAKGAIPSIVLAVLLAVLALFMIV, encoded by the coding sequence TTGGCCATCGTTCTTTCTATTCTTGATCTGCTGTTGGCAATACTTTTTGTCTACGCCGGCTCGACCAAAGCATTCCAGCCTGTTGAGAGGCTCGAACCCAAGATGGCATGGGTCAAGGACTATAGCCCTCGAACCGTCAAGCTCGTTGGATGGGCGGAGCTTCTTGGTGGAGTTGGCCTGATTCTTCCTGGCCTGGTTGGCCTGGGAATTCTGCAGCTCACGGCAGCGATTTGCTTGGCTGTGCTCATGGTTGCTGCAGCAGTGTGGCATTTCCGCAACAACGACGCCAAGGGCGCCATCCCCAGCATCGTGCTCGCAGTATTGCTCGCAGTGCTGGCCTTATTCATGATTGTCTAA
- the upp gene encoding uracil phosphoribosyltransferase, whose product MRLHVANHPLITHKLTVLRDKSTPSSVFRSLATELVTLLAYEATRDVRVEEVTIETPVTTTKGVMLSQPRPLVVPILRAGLGMLDGMVTLLPSAEVGFLGMVRDEETLQPATYAERLPDDLTGRQCFVLDPMLATGGSLIAAIDFLFKRGATDVTCVCLLGAPEGVTAVEAATEGKSVTLVLGALDERLNEHGYIVPGLGDAGDRLYGTV is encoded by the coding sequence ATGCGTTTACATGTGGCCAACCACCCCCTCATTACCCACAAGCTCACTGTGTTGCGAGACAAGAGCACTCCTTCTTCAGTGTTCCGCTCTCTCGCCACAGAGCTCGTGACCTTGTTGGCCTATGAAGCCACCCGAGATGTACGGGTCGAAGAAGTCACCATTGAGACACCAGTCACCACGACCAAGGGGGTGATGCTGAGCCAACCGCGACCTCTGGTTGTTCCTATTCTTCGTGCGGGTCTTGGCATGCTAGATGGAATGGTCACCTTGCTGCCTTCTGCTGAGGTTGGTTTCCTCGGGATGGTTCGTGACGAAGAAACTCTGCAACCTGCTACCTATGCAGAGCGCCTTCCTGATGACCTCACTGGACGTCAGTGCTTTGTGCTGGACCCTATGCTCGCAACCGGCGGATCGCTGATTGCCGCTATTGACTTCTTGTTCAAGCGCGGGGCAACCGACGTGACCTGCGTCTGTCTTCTTGGTGCACCTGAGGGTGTTACAGCTGTTGAAGCAGCAACCGAGGGCAAGAGCGTCACCTTGGTTTTGGGTGCATTGGATGAGCGTCTCAACGAGCACGGGTATATCGTTCCCGGCCTTGGTGACGCGGGTGACCGGCTCTACGGAACGGTCTAA
- a CDS encoding aldehyde dehydrogenase family protein has product MSRLAVPKTYKLFIGGKFPRSESGRVYEVNSVAGEFVANAAQGSRKDMRDAVVAARTAQPGWSGATAYNRGQVLYRIAEVLEGRKAQFVEEIMLVEGSSAKEAAAQVDAAIDTWIWYAGWADKYTQVAGQANPVSGPYFNLSVPEPTGVVGAIAPQTSGSLLGLVATIAPILVSGNTVVVVPCEDAPLTAISFAEVMATSDVPGGVVNVITGSPAELAPWMASHADINALDLAGAGSLDWASLQIAAAETLMRTLAPVEGIPVSSLNRITAFTEVKTVWHTKSLI; this is encoded by the coding sequence ATGAGCCGTCTCGCTGTCCCCAAGACCTACAAGCTTTTCATTGGCGGAAAGTTCCCCCGTAGTGAATCAGGTCGTGTTTACGAAGTGAACTCTGTCGCCGGAGAATTCGTTGCCAACGCTGCACAAGGATCACGCAAAGACATGCGGGACGCGGTTGTTGCCGCTCGCACCGCGCAGCCTGGCTGGAGCGGTGCTACCGCGTATAACCGCGGTCAGGTTCTGTACCGCATCGCTGAAGTGCTCGAAGGCCGCAAAGCACAGTTCGTTGAAGAGATCATGCTGGTCGAAGGCTCCTCCGCAAAGGAAGCAGCCGCTCAGGTCGATGCCGCCATCGACACCTGGATTTGGTATGCCGGCTGGGCAGACAAATACACCCAGGTTGCCGGGCAGGCCAACCCTGTCTCTGGCCCCTACTTCAACCTGTCTGTTCCTGAACCCACCGGTGTTGTCGGCGCGATTGCGCCACAGACCTCGGGTTCATTGCTCGGATTAGTCGCCACTATTGCCCCCATCCTGGTTTCTGGAAACACAGTCGTTGTTGTTCCATGCGAGGATGCGCCATTGACCGCCATCAGCTTTGCTGAAGTGATGGCAACGAGCGATGTTCCTGGTGGTGTGGTGAATGTGATTACCGGAAGCCCAGCAGAGCTGGCACCCTGGATGGCATCTCACGCAGATATCAATGCTCTGGATCTTGCAGGTGCTGGGTCACTTGATTGGGCGTCGCTTCAGATCGCTGCAGCAGAAACCCTCATGCGCACACTCGCGCCGGTTGAGGGAATCCCAGTGTCATCTCTGAACAGAATCACAGCATTCACTGAAGTGAAGACTGTCTGGCACACCAAGAGCCTGATTTAG
- a CDS encoding aldehyde dehydrogenase family protein, with protein MSFMDYAPAPESTGILNLNEHYGLFINGEFVAGRGENFTSISPATEAPIATFSTATEADVDVAVRAARSAYDSVWSKMSGADRGKYLFRIARLIQERSRELAVAETLDNGKPIKETRDVDIPLVAAWFFYYAGWADKLDFAGLGANPKSLGVAAQVIPWNFPLLMLAWKIAPALAAGNTVVLKPAETTPLTAMLFAEICQQADLPAGVVNIITGAGDTGKSLVNHTDINKIAFTGSTAVGREIARAVARSNTKLTLELGGKGANIVFDDAALDQAVEGIVSGIFFNQGHVCCAGSRLLVQENIHDEVMDRLKTRLSTLRLGDPLDKNTDIGAINSREQLDRITALAAQGESEGGERWSPACDIPAKGFWFAPTVFTGVSPSNTIAREEIFGPVLSVMTFRTPAEAITKANNTPYGLSAGIWSEKGSRVLAVADKLRAGVIWANTFNKFDPASPFGGYKESGYGREGGLSGLAAYLEGGAA; from the coding sequence ATGTCATTCATGGACTACGCACCAGCGCCAGAATCCACCGGGATTCTGAACCTCAACGAGCACTACGGCCTCTTTATCAATGGAGAGTTCGTTGCCGGCAGAGGCGAGAACTTCACCAGCATCTCTCCAGCCACTGAGGCACCCATTGCAACCTTCAGCACCGCCACCGAGGCAGATGTTGATGTGGCCGTCCGCGCAGCACGATCTGCCTATGACTCGGTCTGGTCGAAGATGTCCGGTGCTGATCGTGGGAAGTATCTTTTCCGTATCGCACGCCTGATTCAGGAGCGTTCACGCGAGCTTGCAGTTGCTGAGACCCTCGACAACGGAAAGCCCATCAAGGAAACCCGTGATGTGGATATCCCCTTGGTTGCTGCCTGGTTCTTCTACTACGCAGGTTGGGCAGACAAACTCGACTTCGCTGGCTTGGGTGCAAACCCCAAGTCGCTCGGTGTTGCAGCTCAGGTGATCCCATGGAACTTCCCCCTGCTTATGCTTGCCTGGAAGATTGCTCCCGCGCTCGCCGCAGGAAACACAGTGGTGTTGAAGCCAGCAGAAACCACCCCGCTGACTGCCATGCTCTTCGCAGAAATCTGTCAGCAGGCGGACCTTCCCGCAGGTGTGGTCAACATCATCACCGGTGCAGGCGACACAGGTAAATCCCTGGTCAACCACACCGACATCAACAAGATCGCCTTCACTGGTTCAACCGCTGTGGGACGCGAGATTGCTCGTGCCGTTGCGAGATCCAACACCAAGCTCACTCTTGAACTCGGTGGCAAGGGCGCCAACATCGTCTTCGACGATGCCGCCCTGGACCAGGCTGTTGAAGGAATTGTCAGTGGCATCTTCTTCAACCAGGGTCACGTCTGCTGTGCCGGTAGTCGACTTCTGGTTCAAGAAAACATCCATGACGAAGTTATGGACCGTCTCAAGACTCGTCTGTCTACTCTGCGCCTGGGTGACCCACTGGACAAGAACACCGACATCGGTGCCATCAACTCTCGCGAACAGCTGGACCGCATCACCGCGCTCGCCGCCCAAGGCGAAAGCGAAGGTGGAGAGCGCTGGAGTCCAGCGTGTGACATCCCTGCCAAGGGTTTCTGGTTTGCACCCACGGTCTTTACTGGTGTCTCTCCCAGTAACACCATTGCTCGGGAGGAAATCTTCGGACCCGTGTTGTCGGTGATGACCTTCCGCACACCTGCCGAAGCAATCACCAAGGCCAACAACACTCCTTATGGTCTCTCTGCGGGTATCTGGAGCGAGAAGGGCAGCCGCGTCTTGGCTGTTGCAGACAAGCTCCGCGCCGGCGTGATCTGGGCCAACACCTTCAACAAGTTCGACCCCGCAAGCCCATTCGGTGGTTACAAAGAATCTGGCTACGGCCGCGAAGGCGGCCTTTCCGGATTGGCTGCTTATCTGGAAGGTGGTGCAGCATGA
- the deoC gene encoding deoxyribose-phosphate aldolase, producing the protein MRSIPVLSDLTAESLADFLRALPGVDAVGLEARAADLGTRSIKTSSKSWAIDTIIKLIDLTTLEGADTPGKVRTLVSKALVPDARDLTTPRVAAVCVYGDMVAIAVEALGDMHGDPDQGKVSVAAVATAFPSGRSSLAIKIADTQEAVAAGADEIDMVIDRGAFLAGDWWTVFQQIVAVKEACRRADGTHAHLKVILETGELVTYDNVRKASWLAMLAGGDFIKTSTGKVAPAATLPVTLLMLEAVRDWYAATGQRIGVKPAGGIKTTKDAIKYLVVVAETVGEEWLVPHLFRFGASSLLNDVLLQRQKLASGHYSSADYVTLD; encoded by the coding sequence ATGCGTTCTATCCCAGTATTGTCAGATCTCACCGCAGAATCACTTGCGGACTTTCTTCGAGCTCTGCCCGGTGTTGACGCTGTTGGCCTCGAAGCCCGAGCCGCCGATTTGGGCACTCGGAGCATCAAGACGTCGTCCAAATCGTGGGCAATCGACACCATTATCAAGCTGATTGACCTCACCACGCTTGAGGGTGCTGATACTCCGGGCAAGGTCCGAACTTTGGTCTCCAAAGCACTGGTACCTGATGCGAGAGACCTGACCACACCTCGGGTTGCCGCAGTATGTGTTTATGGCGACATGGTTGCCATTGCTGTTGAGGCACTCGGTGACATGCATGGCGACCCAGACCAGGGCAAAGTTTCCGTCGCTGCCGTAGCAACGGCATTCCCTAGTGGCCGCTCTTCCCTGGCAATCAAGATTGCAGACACCCAAGAAGCAGTTGCCGCAGGTGCAGACGAGATCGACATGGTCATTGACCGCGGAGCTTTTTTAGCGGGGGACTGGTGGACCGTCTTCCAGCAGATTGTGGCGGTGAAAGAAGCCTGCCGTCGTGCCGACGGAACTCACGCCCACCTCAAAGTGATTCTGGAAACAGGAGAACTCGTCACCTATGACAATGTGCGCAAAGCTTCCTGGCTCGCCATGCTTGCCGGGGGAGACTTCATCAAAACCTCAACAGGCAAGGTAGCTCCCGCTGCTACGTTGCCGGTCACCCTGCTCATGCTGGAAGCAGTGCGGGATTGGTATGCCGCAACCGGTCAACGTATTGGTGTGAAGCCTGCTGGCGGAATCAAAACCACCAAGGACGCCATCAAGTATCTGGTCGTCGTTGCAGAGACTGTCGGGGAAGAGTGGCTCGTGCCACACCTGTTCCGTTTCGGCGCCTCAAGCTTGCTTAACGATGTTCTCCTCCAACGCCAAAAACTTGCCTCGGGTCACTACTCGAGTGCCGATTACGTCACTCTCGATTAG
- a CDS encoding purine-nucleoside phosphorylase — protein MDSTLNNQDELLNPLSNPDVDPFEVAREAAAQIAEKTGVAQHDIGLTLGSGWGKAAELMGETTATIDAAEITGFSASAVVGHSGTLRSILLPSGKRALVIGARTHYYEGHGVRRVAHSVRTAAACGATTMVLTNGAGGIKPNWKPGTPVLISDHINLTADSPLEGATFIDLTDLYSSRLRDLARTVDSSLDNGVYVQFRGPHYETPAEVQMAKVLGGHIVGMSTALEAIAARQAGMEVLGLSLITNLAAGISENPLSHKEVLEAGAAAEGRISELLARIVDKL, from the coding sequence ATGGATTCAACGCTGAACAACCAAGATGAACTTCTCAACCCCCTCTCTAACCCTGACGTGGACCCGTTTGAGGTGGCCCGCGAAGCGGCGGCTCAGATCGCGGAGAAAACAGGCGTAGCTCAGCACGATATTGGTCTGACATTGGGTTCTGGCTGGGGCAAAGCAGCTGAGTTGATGGGCGAAACCACAGCCACGATTGATGCCGCCGAAATTACTGGTTTCAGTGCTTCCGCCGTCGTGGGCCACTCCGGAACATTACGCAGCATCTTGCTTCCTAGCGGAAAGCGTGCACTCGTTATTGGTGCTCGCACGCACTATTACGAAGGCCACGGTGTGCGCCGCGTGGCCCACAGCGTGCGCACCGCTGCTGCGTGCGGTGCCACCACCATGGTGCTCACTAATGGTGCAGGTGGCATCAAGCCCAACTGGAAGCCAGGAACCCCCGTACTGATCAGCGACCACATCAACTTGACCGCGGACTCTCCTCTTGAGGGCGCGACCTTCATTGACCTCACTGATCTGTATTCATCCAGACTGCGCGATCTTGCTCGCACGGTGGATAGCAGCCTCGATAACGGTGTCTATGTCCAGTTCCGCGGGCCTCACTATGAAACTCCTGCCGAAGTGCAGATGGCGAAGGTTCTCGGCGGCCACATCGTGGGTATGTCCACGGCGTTAGAGGCGATTGCTGCCCGCCAAGCAGGAATGGAAGTTCTGGGACTCTCTCTCATTACCAACTTGGCTGCTGGTATTTCTGAGAACCCGCTGTCCCACAAAGAGGTACTGGAAGCGGGCGCTGCTGCAGAAGGTCGCATCAGCGAGCTACTTGCCCGCATCGTGGACAAGCTCTAG